In Streptomyces sp. 71268, the DNA window GGGCGCTGCGCACGTTGGGCCGCGCCGCGTACGCCGTCTCCCCCGCGAGCAACAGGATCGGGCTGCGTACCGAAGGGCCGGCGCTGGAACGCGCGCGGGAGGGCGAGCTGCCCAGCGAGGGCATGGCGCTCGGCGCGCTCCAGGTGCCGCCGGACGGCCGGCCGGTGCTCTTCCTGCACGACCACCCGACGACCGGCGGCTACCCGATGATCGGGGTCGTTCCCGAGCGCTGGTTGGCCTCGGCGGCGCAGGCCGTGCCGGGCACGCCGGTGCGCTTCGTGCCCCGTCGGGCGCGCTCGGGGGCACGCGGCTGAAGGGGGTTACGGGCCGCTTCGTACGGGAGCGGCCGGCGCCGTGCGGGCCGGCGGTCGACATGTCGTCCGGGCCTGGTGGCTGACCCTTTCAAACGGCTCTAAGGATTTGTCGATACGGATACGTCCCGCGACGCTTGGCCGTGGATGGGGAAGGGAGCCGCCGTCGGCGGCGCTTCCCAGGGGGCATCCAGGGAGGGTGGAACGGCCCGTGTGCGGGGGACGGCCACACGCGCGGTGCCAGGCACCGTGCGGCGCCGGCCCCCGAGCCCACACGGCAGTCGCCGCCAGGCGACGAGCCCGGGCCGGCCATCGCCGCCGATGGGCTCCGCGCACCGAGTCCGCGCGGAGCCCATCCGGCCTCCCGTGGTCGGCCGCCAGCTGACGGTCACCCGCCGATCTCGTCGTCGGCTATCCAGTTGCCGTGGAACCCGAAGGGGACACGTCGCGGCAGGTGGACGCGTGCCACGGGAGCCGCCGCGACGTCGGCGGCGTCGAGCACGACCAGTTCGCCACGGTCGGTGTTGCCGTCGTGGACGACCGAGAGAATCCAGCCGTCGTCCTCGGTTCTGGCGCCGGGTCGCGCCACGAACGTCGGCTCCTGGGTCACGCGCCCGGCCCCGAAGTGGTGCGTCGACGCCTCGCCGGTCGTGGTGTCGAACTTGACCAGGGGGCCGGGTTCGAAGCTGCCGCCGAGGTCGCGGTTGACGTCGTCGGACAGGCGCAGGCTGGTGGGGCCGACGCCGCCGAACCAGCCGTAGCGGTGCGGGCGCCCGAGCCACTCCCCGTTGATCCGGGGCCACTCGACGCCGCGGTCGGACATGATCTGCTCGGAGACGGTCCCCCGGCCCGGGTCGATGGTCCAGCGGGCCAGGGCGGGCAGCCCGTCGGCGGGCCCGCCGAACACGTCGCGGAAGACCGTGTCGTAGCGGACCACGTCCACGACGATCGAACCGCCCGGCACGTCGTACGCGTTGAGGACGTGGAAGACGTAGCAGCGCGGCGCCTCGCACCAGGTGACCTGCCCGGCCGTGCCACCGCGCGGCAGCACTCCCACCCGCGAGGGGCGCTCCTCGTTCCAGCGCATCGGGAGCGCGTCACCGGTCTCCGGTGCGCCCGCCGCCAGGCGGCCGACGGCGTCCGGTGACAGGGAGACCGGCAGGTCGAGCACCACGACCCGGGTGGCGGTCAGCGCCATGTCGTGGATCATCGGCACCCCGGAGACGGGCAGTTCGGCGGCGTGCGTCGCCTTTCCGGTGGCGTCCAGGACGACGTAGCGCAGGTGCTCGGCGCCGGGCCTGATCAGGTAGTTGACGGCGTGCGTCTCGCCGGTCACCGGATCGGTCTTCGGATGGGCGGTGAAGCCGGCCCGTAACGCCCCGTCGGCGTCCCAGGTCGCCATCCGGTCCAGGTCGGGGGCGATCGACACCGGTGCCCCGCCGCCCTCGACGAGCGCGAGGAGCCGGCCGCCCTGGGCCAGGATGTTGGTGTTGGGCGAGTCCTCGGGCACGTCACCCTGCACGAACCGGTTGCGGTACCACTCGGCGCGCCCCTCGCGCAGGCGGACGCCGTGCACCATGCCCCGCCCGACGAACCAGTGGTGGCCCCGACCGGTCTCCTCGGGCGCCGTGGGGTTGGGGCCGATCCGCAGGTAGCGGCCGTTCAGTTCGGGGGGCAGCACCCCGGTCACCGGCAGGTCGTCGACGCTGACCTCGTCGGCGACGGGGGCGAAGTTGCCGTTCAGGTAGGGGCTGTGGGGCGCGGCGCTCATCGGAACTCCGATCGTCAGATGTGACGGTGCAATGTGTACTGTTCAGATGCTCCAACTCCCGGCGTCGCGCGTGCAATGCTGAGGTTCAGACCGTCCGGATCGGGGCAAGGGATGCCAACGTTCTCCGCCAGCGCCTACGTCGTGCTCGGCCTCCTCGCGCAGTCGGGTTCCGCGACGCCATACGCGCTCGACCGCGAGATCCAGCAGAGCATCGGACATTTCTGGGCCTTCCCCAGGTCCCAGATCTACGCGGAGGCGGCCCGGCTCGTACGCCACGGGCTCGTCGTGGAGGAACGGGAGGACTCGGGGCGCCGGCGCCGGACGCTGTCGCTGACCCCGGCCGGGCGGGACCTGCTCGCCACGTGGCTCACGGGCCCGGCGGACCGACCCACGGAGATCCACGACGAGGGCTTGTTGCGGCTCTACTTCCAGCAGGACGGCCCGTCCGGCGCGGACCAGGTGCGACGCCTGGCCGAGCAGCAACTCCAGGCGCACCGCCGCAAGCTCGCCGAGTACGAGACGATCCTCGCCACGGCCCCGGCCCGGGGCGAGCCCCCGGCGGACCCTCCCGGGCTCGGCCTGACATTCCAGCCCCCGCAGGCCGCCGCCCTGGCGTACGGCCTGCGGTTCGAGCGGATGGCCATCGACTTCTGGTCACGGGTCGCCGAGCGCGGCGCCGACGTGGTGGACCCGCGCGTTGCGGTGACCGAGGCGGACGACGAGCGGTGATCGGAGGCCCCCGTGCCCAGGTGTCGGGGGACGGCCTGCGGACACCCACAGTTCACCGACTCCGGGGCGATCCCGTGGGGGCTACTCCTCGGGCCTCCCGTAGCCGCCGCCGCCCGGCGTGTGCACCACCAGGACGTCGCCCGCCGCCGCCTCCACCACGTCGCACCCGGCCAGCGTGCGCACACTGCCGTCGGCGCGCTCCAGCAGGTTGACCCCGAGGGAGCCCGGCTCGCCGCCGGCCATGCCGTAGGGGGCGACCCTGCGGTGGCCGGTGAGCAGGGCGATCGTCATCGGTTCGAGGCAGCGCACGCGCCGGGTCACCCCGCAGCCGCCGCTCCAGCGGCCCCGCCCGCCGCTCCCCCGTCGCACGGCGAAGGACTCCACGCGCACCGGGTAGCGCCATTCGAGCACCTCGGGGTCGGTCAGCCGGGAGTTGGTCATGTGGGTCTGGACCGCGTCGGCGCCGGCGAAGCCGTCGCCGGCCCCTGACCCGCTGGCCAGCGTCTCGTAGTACTGCACCCGGTCGTTGCCGAAGGTGATGTTGTTCATCGTCCCCGAGCCCTCGGCCTGCACGCCAAGCGCCCCGTACAGCGCGCCGGTGACCGCCTGCGAGGTCTCCACGTTGCCCGCGACGGTGGCCGCCGGGTACGTCGGGGCCAGCATGGAGCCCGCGGGGATGCGCACGTCGAGCGGGGCCAGGCAGCCGCTGTTGAGCGGGATGTCGTGTGCGACCAGGGTGCGGAAGACGTAGAGCACCGCGGCCATGACCACCGAGCTTGGCGCGTTGGCGTTGCCCGGCTGCTGCGCGGAGGTGCCGGCGAAGTCCACGACGGCGCCGCGCGTGCGGTGGTCGACGCGCAGCGCGACCTGGATGACGGCGCCGCTGTCGGTCTCGTAGCGGTACGAACCGTCGCGCAGGCCGGCGATGATGGCGCGCACCGACTCCTCGGCGTTGGCCCGCACGTGCCCCATGTAGGCGTGTACGACGTCGAGGCCGAACTGGTCGATCACGCGGCGCAGTTCACCGACGCCCTTCTCGTTGGCGGCGATCTGGGCCCGCAGGTCGGCGAGGTTGGTCTCCGGCGCGCGGGAGGGGTAGCGGGCCGAGGTGAGCAGGTGGCGCGTCTCGCGCTCGCGCAGCTCGCCGCCGCGCACCAGCAGCCAGTTGTCGAAGAGGACGCCCTCCTCCTCGATGGTGCGGCTGAAGGCGGGCATCGAGCCGGGGGTGCTGCCGCCGATGTCGGCGTGGTGGCCGCGCGAGGCGACGAGGAACAGCAGCCGCGGCCCGGCGTCGTCGAAGACCGGCGTGACCACGGTGACGTCGGGCAGGTGGGTGCCCCCGTGGTACGGGTCGTTGATCGCGTAGACGTCGCCCGGGCGCATCGCGCCGGCGTTGCGCCGCAGCACCTCCTTGATCGACTCGCCCATCGAGCCCAGGTGCACCGGGATGTGCGGGGCGTGGGCGATCAGGTTGCCCTCGGCGTCGAAGAGGGCGCAGGAGAAGTCGAGGCGCTCCTTGATGTTGACCGAGTGGGCGGTGTTCTCCAGGCGCACCCCCATCTGCTCCGCGATCGCCATGAAGAGGCT includes these proteins:
- a CDS encoding PadR family transcriptional regulator — encoded protein: MPTFSASAYVVLGLLAQSGSATPYALDREIQQSIGHFWAFPRSQIYAEAARLVRHGLVVEEREDSGRRRRTLSLTPAGRDLLATWLTGPADRPTEIHDEGLLRLYFQQDGPSGADQVRRLAEQQLQAHRRKLAEYETILATAPARGEPPADPPGLGLTFQPPQAAALAYGLRFERMAIDFWSRVAERGADVVDPRVAVTEADDER
- a CDS encoding carotenoid oxygenase family protein, which translates into the protein MSAAPHSPYLNGNFAPVADEVSVDDLPVTGVLPPELNGRYLRIGPNPTAPEETGRGHHWFVGRGMVHGVRLREGRAEWYRNRFVQGDVPEDSPNTNILAQGGRLLALVEGGGAPVSIAPDLDRMATWDADGALRAGFTAHPKTDPVTGETHAVNYLIRPGAEHLRYVVLDATGKATHAAELPVSGVPMIHDMALTATRVVVLDLPVSLSPDAVGRLAAGAPETGDALPMRWNEERPSRVGVLPRGGTAGQVTWCEAPRCYVFHVLNAYDVPGGSIVVDVVRYDTVFRDVFGGPADGLPALARWTIDPGRGTVSEQIMSDRGVEWPRINGEWLGRPHRYGWFGGVGPTSLRLSDDVNRDLGGSFEPGPLVKFDTTTGEASTHHFGAGRVTQEPTFVARPGARTEDDGWILSVVHDGNTDRGELVVLDAADVAAAPVARVHLPRRVPFGFHGNWIADDEIGG